In Pseudomonas fluorescens, a genomic segment contains:
- a CDS encoding DNA topoisomerase IB gives MPDSALPADLPHDLHYVDDTQPGIRRKKLRGKFQYFDPQGKRITDPEDIKRLNALAVPPAYTDVWICADPRGHLQATGRDARGRKQYRYHARWREVRDTDKYARLQAFGEALPKLRKQLQAQLAEPGFTREKVLATVVMLLDATLIRVGNTQYARANKSYGLTTLRNRHVDIKGSEIQFQFRGKSGVEHQVSVKDRRLASVVKRCLELPGQNLFQYLDEDGERRTVSSHDVNAYLHSLTGADFTAKDYRTWAGTAMALAVLRELEWQPESDAKRHVVAMVKDVAKQLGNTPAVCRKCYIHPAVLEHFSLGQLSKLPRPRVRKGLKAEEVALAMFLEQLAADLPDKAKVG, from the coding sequence ATGCCCGATTCTGCCTTGCCCGCCGACCTGCCCCACGACCTGCATTATGTTGATGACACGCAGCCAGGCATTCGCCGTAAAAAGCTGCGTGGCAAATTTCAGTACTTTGATCCCCAGGGCAAGCGCATCACCGATCCCGAAGACATCAAGCGCCTGAACGCCCTGGCCGTACCGCCCGCCTATACCGATGTATGGATCTGCGCCGACCCGCGCGGCCATCTGCAAGCCACCGGCCGCGACGCGCGCGGACGCAAGCAGTACCGCTACCACGCACGCTGGCGTGAAGTACGCGACACTGACAAATACGCACGCCTGCAAGCGTTCGGCGAAGCCCTGCCCAAACTGCGCAAGCAGCTGCAAGCGCAACTCGCCGAACCGGGGTTCACTCGGGAAAAGGTGCTGGCCACCGTGGTCATGCTGCTGGATGCCACATTGATTCGGGTCGGCAACACCCAATACGCCCGTGCCAACAAATCCTACGGGCTGACCACCCTGCGCAACCGGCATGTGGACATCAAGGGCAGCGAGATCCAGTTCCAGTTTCGCGGCAAGAGTGGTGTCGAGCATCAAGTCAGCGTCAAGGACCGACGCCTGGCTAGCGTGGTCAAGCGCTGCCTGGAGTTGCCGGGGCAGAACCTGTTCCAGTACCTGGACGAAGACGGTGAACGCCGCACGGTCAGCTCCCATGACGTCAACGCTTACCTGCACAGCCTCACCGGCGCCGACTTCACCGCCAAGGACTACCGCACCTGGGCCGGCACCGCCATGGCGCTGGCGGTCCTGCGCGAACTGGAGTGGCAACCGGAGTCCGACGCCAAACGCCATGTGGTGGCGATGGTCAAGGACGTCGCCAAGCAACTGGGCAACACGCCGGCGGTATGCCGCAAGTGTTATATCCACCCGGCGGTGCTTGAGCATTTCAGCCTCGGCCAGCTATCGAAACTGCCCAGGCCGCGGGTACGCAAGGGCCTGAAAGCCGAGGAAGTCGCGCTGGCGATGTTCCTGGAACAACTGGCTGCCGACTTGCCGGACAAGGCCAAGGTAGGCTAG